Proteins encoded in a region of the Synechococcus sp. BIOS-U3-1 genome:
- a CDS encoding phycobilisome rod-core linker polypeptide: MVAIKPTRDFTNLYRVSYAAGNSTKAIQNTATNLYRQESEKGNLIARKGQAASTTEEYKENLCSAMGIGIGPRLHSECPFSSVNEVYAANGSEALETAIAASYKQVFGNLGPMGNQRCTELESQLSNGEISVRDFVAGLAKSDLYKETYFHRVSPIRGIELNYKHLLGRPPINQAEVSAAITLIAESGFDALVYKITHSGEYLEVFGTDTVPYPRAWTSAAGAYCSTFTNLARVTPANAASDTTIESRSQLVMEFTNARRISQSGAGYDVSGFVYSKAVKDPYSGAFQRMYQSKTAKTWA; the protein is encoded by the coding sequence ATGGTCGCCATCAAGCCGACACGCGATTTCACGAACCTGTACCGCGTTTCTTACGCCGCAGGCAATTCTACAAAAGCAATACAAAACACTGCTACCAATCTCTATCGCCAGGAATCTGAGAAGGGAAACTTGATAGCGCGAAAGGGGCAGGCAGCTTCAACAACTGAGGAGTACAAAGAGAACCTTTGTTCTGCCATGGGCATTGGCATCGGGCCAAGGCTTCATAGCGAATGCCCTTTCAGCAGTGTGAACGAAGTTTATGCAGCCAATGGAAGTGAGGCCCTAGAGACAGCTATCGCAGCAAGCTACAAGCAGGTTTTCGGAAACCTCGGCCCTATGGGCAATCAGCGCTGTACTGAACTGGAATCGCAGCTCAGCAACGGCGAAATCAGCGTGAGAGATTTCGTAGCAGGGCTCGCCAAGTCAGATCTCTACAAAGAGACGTATTTCCATCGTGTTTCTCCAATTCGTGGCATTGAATTGAATTACAAGCATCTGCTTGGTAGACCCCCAATCAATCAAGCTGAAGTGAGTGCGGCCATCACGCTGATCGCAGAAAGTGGTTTTGATGCATTGGTTTATAAGATCACTCATTCTGGAGAGTATTTGGAAGTGTTTGGAACAGACACTGTTCCATATCCACGCGCCTGGACTTCAGCTGCTGGTGCCTATTGCTCCACTTTCACAAATCTGGCGAGAGTCACTCCAGCAAACGCTGCTTCTGATACCACAATCGAGTCTCGCAGCCAACTAGTGATGGAATTCACCAATGCTCGACGGATTTCACAATCCGGAGCTGGGTATGACGTGAGTGGTTTCGTTTACTCCAAGGCAGTCAAAGACCCTTACAGCGGAGCATTCCAGCGCATGTATCAA